TGGCAATAGGCCAGGAAATGTTTACCCGCAACGAGCGCCGCGAAAAGATGAGCAATCTGCGTAAAACAGTATCCCGCCGTCTGGTAGAAGCAAAGAACACTACCGCTATGCTCACCACTTTTAATGAAGTGGACATGACCAACATCATGGCTTTAAGAGCAAAGTATAAAGAAGTGTTTAAAAAGCAACACGAGGTGAACCTGGGCTTTATGAGCTTCTTCACCAAAGCCTGTTGTTTTGCTTTACAGGAATTTCCTTCTGTAAATGCTTACATAGATGGAGAGGAACTGGTATACCACGATTTCTGTGATGTATCTATTGCAGTATCCGCTCCTAAAGGCCTGGTAGTACCGGTAATCCGTAATGCGGAAAGCCTGGATATGGCAGGTATTGAGAAGAAAGTAGTAGAACTGGCTACCAAAGCACGGGATAACAAACTGACGATGGACGAAATGACCGGTGGCACTTTCACCATTACCAATGGTGGGGTATTTGGCTCTTTAATGAGTACACCTATCATCAACATACCACAGTCAGCTATCCTGGGGATGCATAAGATCCAGGAGCGCCCTATGGCCATAGATGGCCAGGTGGTGATCAGGCCGATGATGTATGTAGCCCTGAGTTATGACCACCGTATTATCGATGGCCGTGAGTCTGTAAGCTTCCTGGTACGGGTAAAAGAAATGCTGGAAAACCCTGAGCAGTTGCTGTTTGGTAAAGATCCGCTGAAAGCATTACTGAAACTGTAATCATACTTCTTATAAAGGAATAGCAAAAGCCGGCGTATGCCGGCTTTTTTGTTTTAGTGCCCCTCTGCATTTGAGTGCTGCAGCAGGGGATCACATCAGTAATTCAGCTATCTTTGCGCATGACCCGTTGGGAAAATTATTTAGCATCCGCAGAGAAAATCATTCGTACTTACGATAGCCATGTACCGCTTCACCATTTTCTGAAAGCATTTTTCAAGCAGCATCCGCATATGGGGAGCCGGGACCGGCGCTGGGTATCACAGCTGGTATATCACTATTTCAGGTTAGGTTATTTAGGAAAAGCCGTAATGACCGTACCTGAAAGGATACAGGCAGGTACTTTTCTCTGTGAAACACAATCGAATGAATGGCTGGCATTTTTCCGGCCCGATCTGAATGAGCAGATAGGGCTTTCGCTGGAAGAGAAGCTGGCAAAGATTGCTCCACCGGGAGAGGCAGCTGTACCTGCAGCCATTTTTCCTTTTATCAATGAGCTTTCTGAAGATATTGATGCCGCCGCATTTGCCCATTCTTTTTTTGTGCAGCCACGCTTATTTATCCGGGTGCGTAATAAACAGGAACGGTTGTTAAACCTGCTGCAGCAGGCAGGGGTGGCTTATGAAGTGATAGGCCGTAATACCATTGCGTTGCCTAACAGTACCAGGATAGATGATATCATCACCAATAAGGCGTGGTACGAAATACAGGATGTGTCCAGTCAGCAAACCGGGCAGCTTTTTAAGCCCAGGCCCAAAGATAAGTGGTGGGATTGCTGTGCAGCCAGCGGCGGGAAAGCGATATTGCTGAAAGACCTGCAACCTACAGTGGACATTCTCGTAACGGATGTCAGGGCTACTATCCTGGATAATCTGAAAAAACGGTTTGCTGAAGCCGGTATTAAAGATTTTCAATCTAAAGTGATGGACCTCACAGGCAGCAACCTGCCCACACTGGTAGGCAACCGTCAGTTCGATGGTATTATATTGGATGCCCCCTGCAGTGGTTCAGGAACCTGGGGCCGTACCCCGGAAAGTCTGTTGGGTTTCACAGCAGACAAGATCCTGGAATTCCAGGAATTGCAAAAGCGTATAGCAAAAAACGTTATCCCGTTTATAAAACCTGGAGGTACATTGATCTATATTACCTGCTCTGTTTTCAAAAAGGAAAATGAAGAGATGGTGCAATGGATCGTAGAGAACAGTACATTGCAAGTAGTGGAAGGAGGGACGATCAAAGGGTATCATGATGGCGCCGACAGCATGTTTGCTGTAAAGCTGGTAAAAGAGTAACCGGGTGTTAAATCAGTAGCTGGTTTAGCTGGTTGCTCCGGAAGATATATCTTAAAAAGCAGTAGTCAGGATACTTATAGCTTCACCAGCTTGAGCGTGCTTTTGACAGTGCCTTGTATTACCCGTAAATAATAAACCCCTGCCGGAAGGGAGGAGAGCCCATCCTGCCAGTTAAAATAGCCATAGTTCATATCCACAGCGGGGAGGCTGCGTTTTCTTACTATTCTGCCCGCAGCATCCATTAATTCCAGCATGATCTGCAGGTTGGCTGACGCTTTATAGTATATTCTTAGCTGGTCGTTGAAGGGGTTGGGAAAAGCTTTTACAGGATGATTGTCCAGTGTTTGCCGGATATAAGCAGTATCCTGCAGCTCCATTTTCAGTAACGTATCATAGGCTGCACGGAAATTGGGGATACCATATCCAATGCGGTAGTCCGGCTGTCTGTATTGGCTGCTGCAGGCTTTTACCGCCCGGAGGATATCCATATTGGTGCGGTGAGGAAAAGCCTGCCATAAGCAGGTAACCAGTCCCGCCAGCACGGGGGTAGCATAGGAAGTACCATTGCCACTGGTCAGGGTACCATCTGTATTCACCAGCACGGTACCTACTCCCAGGCCGGCTACATCCGGTTTTATCCTGCCATCCGCAGTAGGGCCATATCCACTGAAAGTCGCCACCTGCAGTGCTTTATCTACTGCTGCCACGGTGAGTACACTATCTGCATCGGCAGGTGTTAACAGGTATTTCCAGGGATGATTACCTTCATTACCGGCTGCATTAACGACGATCATGCCTTTACGTACAGCCAGGGCAGCGGCCTGTGCGATGATGGTGGTTTTACCATCCAGCTGGCTGTAGGTGTGGTTATAATCAGGATTATCAAAAAGATTGTATCCCAGAGAGGAGGAGATAACGTCTACCCCTATACTATCGGCCATTTCGGCGGCGGCTATCCAGTTATGTTCTTCTATGGGCTGTTCCATCCCGTTTTCTTCTGTACGGAACAATACATATTCCGCCTCCGGGGCGGTGCCTACCATCTGGCCGGGCAGGTATGCCGTCAGTGCGGAAAGGCAAAAAGCACCATGTGTACCAAAATCAAATACCTCCGTCGTATTATCGGTGAAATTGTGAGTAGCAATGAGTTGTTGCTGATTACGAAGTTGTGCAAAAGCTTTATTATCACCCACTCCCGAAAATCCTGCATCCAGAATGGCGATGATCATACCTGCTCCGCGTTTTCCTTTATTATGAAGGTATTCTCCTTCATGCAGATGGATCTGATCAAAGGCATTACCATAATAATCAGCTGCGGTACTACGTAAAAGGGGGATGTTTCCGGAATCAACCGTTTCACTGAGCTTTCCGGGAGCTATTGCAGGACCAGGCGCCAGCCGTTGTGCTGCCGGCATGGTTGTTTTTACAAAGGGAAAGCCGTTGATCTTTTGAAGGGCACTGGCATCATTGGTTTGAATGATCACCTGATTAAACCACCTGGAAGTGTACAACACTGTAACGTTACCTGCCCGAAGAATACTGTCCACATAGGCCGGTGTTACGGGAAGATCCGTACTGTCAATGTTGATCTGCTGGCGTTGCCGGCGTTGTATAGCCGCAGGAGATAAATACTGTTCGGGGGCACCTAGCTGGTAAGGCGTGTTCTTTTTATCGGTGAATGAAATAACGTAACGGGGGAGTTGGGCCAGCACAGCTGTGCCGGTAGCTAATATCAGGAAGCAGGAAACCAGGATAGCTGATAGGAGCGGTTTAATCATCAGGTATAGCTTTTGGAATGAGCTACGGCTTATTTTGAAAGCTACGAGCTTTGAGCTACCAGCTGCGAGCTTAAATGCAGCGAAGTATATAATCAACATCTGCAATATACGATAATCGCTCGTGGCTCAAAGCTCATAGCTCGCAGCTATTTCTCCAAAATACTGCCACTTTGGATAATACCACCACCAATCACGTCATTCCCTTCATAAAACACAGCGGACTGTCCTGGAGCGATACCTTTTACTGCTTCGTAAAAGCGCACCTTTACCTTTCCGTTATCGTTATACAGGTTGCTAAGCGCTCCCTGATCTTTGTAGCGTATTTTAGTAGTTGCTTCGAGTCCTTCCGGTATATGGTCGTATTTCACGAGGTTAATTCCCCCTACGTGCATTTCATTCTTTTGCAGCTGGTCTTCATCACCCAGTACTACCGTATTGGTTTCGGGAATGATTTCTGTTACAAACACCGGTTTACCCATTGCTATCAATCCTTTACGCTGCCCGATAGTATAAAATGGATAACCTTTATGTTTACCTACGATCGTACCATCTGCCAGCACAAAGTTGCCCCCATCTACGCGTTCTTCCAGACCTTCTACCTTACGTTTCAGAAAACCGCGGTAGTCATTGTCGGGCACAAAGCAAATTTCATAGCTTTCCGCCTTTTTGGCCAGTTCGGGATAACCAAAATCAAAAGCCATCTGGCGTATTTCAGATTTGCGGTAAGTACCTAAAGGCAGCATGGTACGGCTCAGCACATCCTGCTGCAGGCCCCACAGTACATAACTCTGATCTTTGGTTTCGTCTACCCCCTTGCTGATAATATGACGTCCATTCAGTTCACGGATCTGCCCGTAGTGGCCCGTGGCGATCGCCACACAATCCATCGCATCTGCACGTTTCATCAGCGCACGCCATTTAATATGGGTATTACACAACACACAAGGATTAGGCGTGCGTCCCGCAATGTATTCATCCACGAAATTATTGATCACAAAGTCACCGAATTCCTCCCGGATATCCAGCACAAAATGCGGGAATCCGTGGTGCACCGCCGCCGCCCGTGCATCATTAAAAGAATCCAGGTTGCAGCAGCCGGTTTCCTTTTTGCTGGAACCTGCTGAGGCATAATCCCAGGTTTTCATGGTGATACCCACCACTTCATACCCCTGTTCATGCAACATAAGCGCTGTAACAGTACTATCAATACCGCCACTCATGGCTACCAGCACTTTTCCATGTCTGCTCATTTTATCAGAAAATTTAAGAATGCAAAATTACTTAAAATCCAGCCAACTGCCATTAGCAAGATATTGATAGTGACAATGCTGCTATCAATGAAAGCTATTTAAAATAACAGGAATAATGCAAAAGTAAATGTCTTTTTATTTGATAACCAATTAGTTATTTGTGGAGATGATACAATGACTGCCGGATTGCTTTGACAGATTTTATGCTTAATTTGCCGGAATACTATAAATTGTTAAGGATGAATTATATATTTATCAGCGAAAGGCATCAATATCATCAATAATCAGATTCAATGATTCCACTGTTAAATAAGTCGTACGTATTAAATCACCCCGCTACTGGTGTATCCGGCAGCCACTTTGCTTTTCCGGAAAAAGTATTGCAGTTCGGAACAGGCGTATTGCTGCGCGGACTGGTAGATTACTTAATTGATAAAGCCAACAAACAGGGGATATTTGAAGGCCGGGTGGTGATTGTAAAATCTACACCAGGAGCCGTATCAGAATTTACTGATCAGGACAATTTATACACCACCCATATCAAAGGAATTGCCGGAGGAAAATTGGTTAACAGCTCCCTGATAAACGCTTCTATTAGCCGGGTATTGCAATCGAATGCAGAATGGCAGGAAGTGCTTAAAACTGTGCATCAGTCTACACTTCAGATTATTATATCCAATACTACAGAAGTGGGGATACAATATGTGGAAGAAAACATACTACAGGGTGTGCCTGCTTCTTATCCGGGCAAGCTGCTGGCTGTTTTGTGGGAACGGTTCCAGCATTTTAAAGGTGCTGCCGGCACGGGGATGGTGATAGTACCCACTGAGCTGGTAGTTAACAACGGGCAGTTACTCCGCGAAATCATAGGACAGCTGGCCACCTTTAACCAGCTGCCAGCTGCATTTATGACCTGGCTGGATACAGAAAATCACTTTTGTAATTCTTTGGTAGACCGGATTGTACCGGGTAAGCCGCATAACCTGGCGGAATTGGAAGAAAAAGCCGGGTATACCGATAAGCTGTGGATTGATGTGGAGCCCTTTCTCCTTTGGGCGATTGAAGGTAATGAGCAGGTAAAATCCATATTGTCATTTCATCAGGCTGATCCCCGGATGTTAATTACACCAAGCATAACGCCTTACCGGGAACAAAAGCTGCGGATTCTCAATGGCAGCCATACCGTATCAGTACCATTGGCTTATTTGTCGGGGTTGAATACAGTACATGAGTGCATGGAAGATCCTTACATGAAGGCATTTTTTCAGACAGTGGTCCTGAAAGAAATACTGCCCACCATAGCAGATATCGGTCCTCAGGTAGCTGCTTTTGCACAGGATGTACTGGACCGGTTTGCGAATCCTTTTATTGCACATAAACTATTGAGCATTACCTTCCAGGAAAGCTCTAAAATGAATGCACGTAATGTGCAGACATTCTGCCGCTATTATGCCGGGCAGCAACAGCTGCCAGCCAAAATGTGCCTGGGCTTTGCGGCCATGTTGTTATTCTTAAAACCAGTCAAACAGGAAACCGGTAAATACTATGGCAAGCGGGGAGAAGAATGGTATGTGATCAATGATGATAATGCAGCGGTATTTGCAGCGTACTGGGAGCAGGTTACCTTAACAGATGAGACAACAATCGGGGCAATGGTAGCGGGAATTTGCAGCAATACCCGTTTATGGGAAGAGGACCTCAGCAAGCTACCTGGCTTTACTGCTGCGGTAACTACGCATTTGCTGGGCATGTTACAACAAGGCGTCACTGCTTATACGGCAGGCTACAGCAAGGTATAGTAATACCAGTAGTTCAAATAATGATGTGGACAGATCAAATAATTTCAAATGAGAAAGTTTTTATCGGAAGATTTTTTATTGCAGACAGAAACGGCTAAACGGCTATATTTTGACTATGCCAAGGATATGCCCATCATTGATTATCATAATCACCTGCCACCTGAAGAAATAGCACAAAATAAGGTGTTTGAAAGCCTGACCGCGATGTGGCTGAAAGGCGATCATTACAAATGGAGGGCTATGCGGGCAAACGGGGTGTCTGAACAGTTTATTACCGGAAATACGGATGATTATACCAAATTCAAATATTGGGCAGCTACCACGCCCAGCACCATGCGTAATCCTTTGTATCACTGGACGCACATGGAATTACGCAATCCTTTTGGAATAAAAGAGTTGTTAAATGCAGAGAGCGGGCAACGGATTTATGAACAATGTAATGCGCAACTGGATAAATGGAGTACACAATCCCTGCTGCGTCATTTTAAAGTGAAAGCCTTATGTACCACGGATGACCCCTGTGATTCACTGGAGCATCACCAGGCCATGCAACAATCTGATATCAGGGTGTTGCCAACCTTTCGTCCTGATAAAGCAATAGCAGTAGAAACGCCGGAAGTATTCAATGCTTTTGTGGATAAGCTGGGCATAGTTACCGGAAAAGAGATAGGCACTTATGAAGGGATGTTGGAAGCCCTGCATAGCCGGCATGATTATTTTCATGCGATGGGAGGCCGGTTATCAGATCATGGATTAAACACTTTTTATTTCGCCACTTTTACGCCGGCAGAACTGGAGGCAATTTTTACGCAGGTGCGTGCAGGCAAAGTACCAGCAGGCCAGGATATTGAAAAATTCAAGGCAGCTACCCTTCATTTTATTTGTACCTGGAATCACCGGAAAGGGTGGGTACAACAGTTTCACGTAGGCGCTATCCGTAATAATAACACCCGGTTGCTGAATACCATTGGTGCAGATGCAGGATTGGATTCCATTGGTGATTGGCAGATGGCCAGTGCCATGTCTGCTTTCTTCGACAATCTGGATAGGCAGGACCAGCTCGCCAAAACGATTGTATATAATCTGAACCCTTCGTATAATGAGGTATTTGCTACCATGATGGGTAATTTCCAGGATGGGTCTGTACCCGGGAAAATGCAATTTGGTTCTGGATGGTGGTTCCTCGACCAGAAGGACGGCATGGAAAAACAGATCAATGCATTAAGTAATATGGGATTGTTAAGTCGTTTTGTAGGTATGCTGACTGATTCGAGAAGTTTCTTATCTTACTCGCGACATGAATATTTTCGCCGTATTTTGTGTAACCTGATCGGAAACGATGTAGAAAACGGAGAACTACCAGCTGACGTTGACTGGTTAGGCAAAATGGTACAGGATATCAGCTACAATAACGCAAAAGCATATTTTAATTTTTAATGCAGCCTGTTAAAGTTATTTCATTCGGAGAGATTTTATTACGCTTATCCCCCAATTGGGGTAGTAATACTGCGGCTTTTTATGTAGGTGGGGCCGAGGCTAATGTAGCCGCTGCATTAGGCCGTTGGGGCACACCGGTGGCCTATATCAGCAGGATGCCCGAAAACGGGCTGTCCAGGCAGATACAGCAGCAACTGGAAGCCCAGCACGTGAGTACCGACAGAATGCTGTGGGGAGGTGAACGCATCGGTACTTATTATCTGGCGCAGGGCAGTGATCTGAAACATGCAGAGGTAGTATATGACCGTAAATATTCTGCTATCAGTGAACTACAGCCGGGTACGGTTGACTGGGATACATTGCTGGATGGCGCACAATGGTTTCACTGGAGTGCTATTACCCCCGCATTGAATCCCCAGGCGGTGCAGGTATGTAAGGAAGCATTGGAAGCTGCTACCAGGAAAGGATTGATCATTTCCACTGATCTTAATTATCGCAGTAAGTTATGGCAGTATGGTAAAAAGCCATTTGAGATCATGCCTGAATTAGTGCAGTATTGTGATGTGGTGATGGGCAATATATGGGCTGCTCATCAAATGCTGGATACCAGGCTGAATACGGTAGCATTGGAAACAGCCGGCAAAGAAGTATACCTGGAGCAGGCCGCCATCGTGGCAAAGGAGATCACAGAAAAGTACCCCCGGTGTAAACGGGTGGCATTTACCTACCGTTTTTCTGATGGGCCCACACATAATTTGTATTACGCCACTTATTATCATGATGGTAAGTTGTCTGTTTCCCGGCAATATGAAACCAATGAGGTAGTAGATCGTGTAGGCAGCGGAGATTGTTTTATGGCAGGGCTGATCCATGGGCAACTGAACGGCGACAGTGATCAGCAGATTATTTCATTTGCTGCCGCAGCCGCTTATTCTAAATTGTTTATGGCAGGTGATTTTAATTTAACGGATAAAGCAGATATTTTAAAACTGATATAATATGATTCCTCAACCAGCGATAGTAGTAGCAGCTTTTGAACGTAGTGGTATCATACCGGTTTTTTATGATGACGATGCAGCTGTTTGTTGTCAGGTATTACAGGCTTGTTATGATGCAGGTATACGTGTATTTGAATTTACCAACAGGGGAGAAAACGCCCGCAGGAATTTTGCTGCCATGCGGGACCTGAAAACAGCCGGTATGCCGGATCTTTTTTTAGGCATCGGTACTATAAAAAGTGTGGATGATGCCAAAGCATATACCGGTATGGGAGCTGATTTTATCGTAAGCCCTATTACAGATGCCACCATTGGTAGTTATTGCCAAACTGAAAATATCCTTTGGGTGCCTGGTTGTATGACACCCACCGAAATAGATGTAGCAGAGAAGAATAATGCCACTTTTGTAAAACTGTTTCCGGGAAACGTATTAGGACCTGGATTTGTAAAGGCTGTCAAACCTTTATTCCCCCATATGAAGTTCATGCCAACCGGGGGAGTAGAACCAACTATAGAAAGCATGAAATCATGGTTTGATACAGGGGTGGTATGTGTAGGAATGGGATCTAACCTATTGTCCAGACAAGTGATTGAAAACAAAGACTGGGCAGCCTTGAAAGAAAAAATAATGCAAACGCTTTCCTTGTTGAAAGGCAAGCGCTGATTGATGCCTTTATAAATTCCAAAATTATTGTAATGAGTTCCACGACTATCGGAAAGTACCGCTGGGGCATTTGCGCCTTATTGTTTTTTGCTACCACTATTAACTACCTCGACAGGCAGGTATTAGGGTTGTTGAAGCCCATGTTGGAGAAAGAGTTTAGCTGGACAGAAAGTGATTATGGCAATATTGTAATGGCCTTTTCTGCCACATATGCACTGGGTTTGTTGTTCTTTGGAAGAATTGTAGATGCTATCGGTACCAAGATGGGATATACCGTTTCTATTATCGTCTGGAGCATTGCGGCTATGGCACATGCGCTGGCTAAAACCACCCTTGGATTTGGCATAGCACGGGCCTTTCTGGGCATAGGAGAGTCGGGGAATTTTCCGGTAGCGATTAAGTCAGTAGCAGAATGGTTTCCCAAAAAAGAACGTGCATTGGCTACCGGTATTTTTAATTCCGGCGCTAATATCGGAGCGGTAGCTGCTCCCGCGGTAGTGCCCTGGCTGGCAGGTACTTATGGCTGGCAGGAAGCTTTTATCTGGACCGGGGTAGTAGGTTTTGTATGGCTTATTTTCTGGTGGTTTATGTATGAAGTACCTGCCAAACATAAAAAGCTCTCTAAAGCAGAGTTTGATCATATCCATAGTGATAATGCACCTGGGTATGTTGCTGAAACAAAAAGGGTACCCTGGGTCAAATTATTCAGTATCCGTCAAACCTGGGCTTTTGTATTCGGAAAATTGTTGACAGACCCTATCTGGTGGTTCTTTTTATTCTGGCTGCCTTCTTACTTTTCCACTACTTTCCACCTGGACATAAAGAACCTGGGTTTGCCATTGATTGTAGTATATACTGCTACCACAGTGGGTAGCATTGGTGGAGGGTATCTTTCCTCCTGGCTGATCAAGATAGGCTGGCCGGTGTTTAAAGCAAGAAAGGTTTCCATGTTCATCTTTGCAGTATGTGTAGTACCTATCATGTTTGCCAAGCAAACAAATAATATATGGGTAGTAGTAGCACTGATCAGTCTGGCAGCAGCAGCACATCAGGCATGGTCTGCTAATATATTTACCACTGCATCAGATATGTTTCCCAAGTATGCCGTAAGTTCTGTAGTAGGTATAGGAGGAATGGCTGGCTCCGTGGGAGGGATTATATTTCCATTGATAGTAGGTGGGCTGCTGGACCATTATAAAGCATTAGGCAATATCGGTGCCGGGTATAATGTGCTGTTTATTATTTGTGGGTGCATGTATTTACTGGCCTGGTTGGTGATGCATTTCTTTGCACCTAAAATG
The Chitinophaga sp. H8 DNA segment above includes these coding regions:
- the uxaC gene encoding glucuronate isomerase, producing the protein MRKFLSEDFLLQTETAKRLYFDYAKDMPIIDYHNHLPPEEIAQNKVFESLTAMWLKGDHYKWRAMRANGVSEQFITGNTDDYTKFKYWAATTPSTMRNPLYHWTHMELRNPFGIKELLNAESGQRIYEQCNAQLDKWSTQSLLRHFKVKALCTTDDPCDSLEHHQAMQQSDIRVLPTFRPDKAIAVETPEVFNAFVDKLGIVTGKEIGTYEGMLEALHSRHDYFHAMGGRLSDHGLNTFYFATFTPAELEAIFTQVRAGKVPAGQDIEKFKAATLHFICTWNHRKGWVQQFHVGAIRNNNTRLLNTIGADAGLDSIGDWQMASAMSAFFDNLDRQDQLAKTIVYNLNPSYNEVFATMMGNFQDGSVPGKMQFGSGWWFLDQKDGMEKQINALSNMGLLSRFVGMLTDSRSFLSYSRHEYFRRILCNLIGNDVENGELPADVDWLGKMVQDISYNNAKAYFNF
- a CDS encoding bifunctional 4-hydroxy-2-oxoglutarate aldolase/2-dehydro-3-deoxy-phosphogluconate aldolase — translated: MIPQPAIVVAAFERSGIIPVFYDDDAAVCCQVLQACYDAGIRVFEFTNRGENARRNFAAMRDLKTAGMPDLFLGIGTIKSVDDAKAYTGMGADFIVSPITDATIGSYCQTENILWVPGCMTPTEIDVAEKNNATFVKLFPGNVLGPGFVKAVKPLFPHMKFMPTGGVEPTIESMKSWFDTGVVCVGMGSNLLSRQVIENKDWAALKEKIMQTLSLLKGKR
- the mnmA gene encoding tRNA 2-thiouridine(34) synthase MnmA, which gives rise to MSRHGKVLVAMSGGIDSTVTALMLHEQGYEVVGITMKTWDYASAGSSKKETGCCNLDSFNDARAAAVHHGFPHFVLDIREEFGDFVINNFVDEYIAGRTPNPCVLCNTHIKWRALMKRADAMDCVAIATGHYGQIRELNGRHIISKGVDETKDQSYVLWGLQQDVLSRTMLPLGTYRKSEIRQMAFDFGYPELAKKAESYEICFVPDNDYRGFLKRKVEGLEERVDGGNFVLADGTIVGKHKGYPFYTIGQRKGLIAMGKPVFVTEIIPETNTVVLGDEDQLQKNEMHVGGINLVKYDHIPEGLEATTKIRYKDQGALSNLYNDNGKVKVRFYEAVKGIAPGQSAVFYEGNDVIGGGIIQSGSILEK
- a CDS encoding tagaturonate reductase codes for the protein MIPLLNKSYVLNHPATGVSGSHFAFPEKVLQFGTGVLLRGLVDYLIDKANKQGIFEGRVVIVKSTPGAVSEFTDQDNLYTTHIKGIAGGKLVNSSLINASISRVLQSNAEWQEVLKTVHQSTLQIIISNTTEVGIQYVEENILQGVPASYPGKLLAVLWERFQHFKGAAGTGMVIVPTELVVNNGQLLREIIGQLATFNQLPAAFMTWLDTENHFCNSLVDRIVPGKPHNLAELEEKAGYTDKLWIDVEPFLLWAIEGNEQVKSILSFHQADPRMLITPSITPYREQKLRILNGSHTVSVPLAYLSGLNTVHECMEDPYMKAFFQTVVLKEILPTIADIGPQVAAFAQDVLDRFANPFIAHKLLSITFQESSKMNARNVQTFCRYYAGQQQLPAKMCLGFAAMLLFLKPVKQETGKYYGKRGEEWYVINDDNAAVFAAYWEQVTLTDETTIGAMVAGICSNTRLWEEDLSKLPGFTAAVTTHLLGMLQQGVTAYTAGYSKV
- a CDS encoding S8 family serine peptidase encodes the protein MIKPLLSAILVSCFLILATGTAVLAQLPRYVISFTDKKNTPYQLGAPEQYLSPAAIQRRQRQQINIDSTDLPVTPAYVDSILRAGNVTVLYTSRWFNQVIIQTNDASALQKINGFPFVKTTMPAAQRLAPGPAIAPGKLSETVDSGNIPLLRSTAADYYGNAFDQIHLHEGEYLHNKGKRGAGMIIAILDAGFSGVGDNKAFAQLRNQQQLIATHNFTDNTTEVFDFGTHGAFCLSALTAYLPGQMVGTAPEAEYVLFRTEENGMEQPIEEHNWIAAAEMADSIGVDVISSSLGYNLFDNPDYNHTYSQLDGKTTIIAQAAALAVRKGMIVVNAAGNEGNHPWKYLLTPADADSVLTVAAVDKALQVATFSGYGPTADGRIKPDVAGLGVGTVLVNTDGTLTSGNGTSYATPVLAGLVTCLWQAFPHRTNMDILRAVKACSSQYRQPDYRIGYGIPNFRAAYDTLLKMELQDTAYIRQTLDNHPVKAFPNPFNDQLRIYYKASANLQIMLELMDAAGRIVRKRSLPAVDMNYGYFNWQDGLSSLPAGVYYLRVIQGTVKSTLKLVKL
- a CDS encoding sugar kinase, producing MQPVKVISFGEILLRLSPNWGSNTAAFYVGGAEANVAAALGRWGTPVAYISRMPENGLSRQIQQQLEAQHVSTDRMLWGGERIGTYYLAQGSDLKHAEVVYDRKYSAISELQPGTVDWDTLLDGAQWFHWSAITPALNPQAVQVCKEALEAATRKGLIISTDLNYRSKLWQYGKKPFEIMPELVQYCDVVMGNIWAAHQMLDTRLNTVALETAGKEVYLEQAAIVAKEITEKYPRCKRVAFTYRFSDGPTHNLYYATYYHDGKLSVSRQYETNEVVDRVGSGDCFMAGLIHGQLNGDSDQQIISFAAAAAYSKLFMAGDFNLTDKADILKLI
- a CDS encoding RsmB/NOP family class I SAM-dependent RNA methyltransferase — its product is MTRWENYLASAEKIIRTYDSHVPLHHFLKAFFKQHPHMGSRDRRWVSQLVYHYFRLGYLGKAVMTVPERIQAGTFLCETQSNEWLAFFRPDLNEQIGLSLEEKLAKIAPPGEAAVPAAIFPFINELSEDIDAAAFAHSFFVQPRLFIRVRNKQERLLNLLQQAGVAYEVIGRNTIALPNSTRIDDIITNKAWYEIQDVSSQQTGQLFKPRPKDKWWDCCAASGGKAILLKDLQPTVDILVTDVRATILDNLKKRFAEAGIKDFQSKVMDLTGSNLPTLVGNRQFDGIILDAPCSGSGTWGRTPESLLGFTADKILEFQELQKRIAKNVIPFIKPGGTLIYITCSVFKKENEEMVQWIVENSTLQVVEGGTIKGYHDGADSMFAVKLVKE
- a CDS encoding MFS transporter — protein: MSSTTIGKYRWGICALLFFATTINYLDRQVLGLLKPMLEKEFSWTESDYGNIVMAFSATYALGLLFFGRIVDAIGTKMGYTVSIIVWSIAAMAHALAKTTLGFGIARAFLGIGESGNFPVAIKSVAEWFPKKERALATGIFNSGANIGAVAAPAVVPWLAGTYGWQEAFIWTGVVGFVWLIFWWFMYEVPAKHKKLSKAEFDHIHSDNAPGYVAETKRVPWVKLFSIRQTWAFVFGKLLTDPIWWFFLFWLPSYFSTTFHLDIKNLGLPLIVVYTATTVGSIGGGYLSSWLIKIGWPVFKARKVSMFIFAVCVVPIMFAKQTNNIWVVVALISLAAAAHQAWSANIFTTASDMFPKYAVSSVVGIGGMAGSVGGIIFPLIVGGLLDHYKALGNIGAGYNVLFIICGCMYLLAWLVMHFFAPKMEEVKI